A single Leptospira biflexa serovar Patoc strain 'Patoc 1 (Paris)' DNA region contains:
- a CDS encoding chemotaxis protein CheD, which yields MSIKSKIINVGIADIKVGKDTDILRTTLGSCIGIVLYDPDQKIGAISHIMLAKDPTGKDMSKFPHKYGETALPILIDMMKKEGSNIGQYSCRIFGGASMFKGINSQFLQNIGEQNILVVRKFMEEKKIPIIVEDVSGNEGRTISLYCEDGRLLLKKAGMEKYLYKVR from the coding sequence ATGTCTATAAAATCCAAAATCATCAATGTGGGAATCGCTGACATTAAGGTCGGGAAAGATACGGATATTCTCCGGACTACATTGGGTTCCTGTATTGGAATCGTATTGTATGACCCAGACCAAAAAATCGGCGCCATCTCACACATCATGCTCGCAAAAGATCCTACAGGAAAAGACATGAGTAAGTTCCCTCATAAATATGGCGAAACAGCTCTCCCGATCCTCATTGATATGATGAAAAAAGAAGGATCCAATATTGGACAGTATTCCTGTCGAATCTTTGGTGGTGCTTCTATGTTCAAAGGGATCAATTCTCAATTTTTACAGAATATTGGGGAACAAAACATTCTCGTCGTCAGAAAGTTTATGGAAGAAAAAAAAATCCCCATCATCGTTGAAGATGTATCGGGAAACGAAGGAAGGACGATTAGTCTTTATTGTGAAGACGGTCGTCTTTTGCTAAAAAAAGCTGGTATGGAAAAATACCTGTATAAGGTGCGTTAG
- a CDS encoding TraB/GumN family protein, which yields MRSIKKTTPTRKSTKKGFKTKEPYLFKTIDKTEVHILGTAHISKQSVEEVEKMIQSIKPDVICVELCESRMKSVEDPDYLKKLDIFKVFKERKMWLLLSSLILSSFQKKMGNQDIKPGDEMRKAITLGRTLKKPVLAVDREIQTTLKRSWGNVGFFSKMYLFSALLASLLVKEDVSDEKIEEMKSDDILKDLFSQIPKKYESVKNVIIDERDIYLAEKIRQATLDRKVKKVVAVVGAGHLAGIERNIDLQNDLSLLDEVPRRNLWDSFSLILYPVFFAGLIGYTTWSQGGEAGMELFSKLIYIKGGLAALGALIAWAHPISIILAFITAPIGTFVPIFKAGWVSALSESYLRKPLVEDFERIAEDSETFVGFWKNRVLHIFLVFFLPQFGSTIGTFIVAGKGLRNLF from the coding sequence ATGCGTTCAATCAAAAAAACTACTCCAACTAGAAAATCTACCAAAAAAGGTTTCAAAACCAAAGAACCTTACCTGTTTAAAACCATTGACAAAACAGAAGTCCATATTTTAGGAACTGCCCATATTTCCAAACAAAGTGTGGAAGAAGTTGAAAAAATGATCCAAAGCATCAAACCAGATGTCATTTGTGTTGAGTTATGTGAATCACGGATGAAGTCAGTGGAAGACCCTGACTATCTTAAAAAATTAGATATCTTTAAAGTATTCAAAGAAAGAAAGATGTGGTTACTTTTATCAAGTCTCATCCTTTCCTCTTTCCAAAAAAAAATGGGGAACCAGGACATAAAACCAGGAGATGAGATGCGAAAAGCCATCACTCTTGGGAGGACTTTGAAAAAACCGGTTCTTGCTGTTGATCGAGAAATCCAAACCACTCTCAAACGTTCTTGGGGTAATGTTGGTTTTTTTTCTAAGATGTATCTTTTCAGTGCACTCCTTGCGTCCTTACTCGTGAAAGAAGATGTTTCGGACGAAAAAATTGAAGAGATGAAATCGGATGATATCTTAAAAGATTTATTCTCTCAAATTCCTAAAAAATATGAATCCGTGAAAAATGTCATCATCGACGAAAGGGACATATACCTAGCCGAAAAAATCAGACAGGCCACTTTGGATCGAAAGGTAAAAAAAGTAGTCGCTGTTGTGGGAGCAGGGCATCTTGCAGGGATTGAAAGGAATATTGATCTACAAAACGACTTGTCTCTGTTAGACGAAGTTCCGAGACGGAACCTTTGGGATAGTTTCAGTTTGATTTTGTATCCTGTATTTTTTGCAGGCCTCATTGGTTACACTACTTGGAGCCAAGGCGGAGAAGCAGGGATGGAACTATTTTCCAAACTCATTTACATCAAAGGGGGACTTGCGGCCCTTGGAGCTCTGATTGCTTGGGCCCATCCCATTTCCATCATCCTTGCGTTTATCACGGCACCCATCGGAACCTTCGTACCTATCTTCAAAGCAGGTTGGGTGAGTGCCCTCTCAGAATCCTATCTACGAAAACCATTGGTGGAAGATTTTGAAAGGATTGCAGAAGACTCGGAAACATTTGTTGGATTTTGGAAAAACCGAGTCCTTCATATCTTTTTGGTTTTTTTCTTACCACAATTCGGATCTACGATCGGGACCTTCATCGTAGCAGGAAAAGGCTTGCGGAATTTGTTTTAA
- a CDS encoding TPM domain-containing protein, with translation MNFIFSRLRSGIFALLFLGFFPFGLFAKEIPNLERRVTWEEGTIPKEEAELLENILKEHEEKTSNQFAILVVRSLDGEILEEYSLKVSENWKLGQKGVDNGVLILLATEDKKVRIEVGYGLEGVLTDVYCKRIIRDKFIPQFRKGDYAKGIRLGLDELLTTAYLGNTPEEPSLFENFQSFRGVDFKGNWFLYPVGILFVSVLFIFAVITSFHYEDTGIGMFVFVLVFFQWLPTMFFGYYAWLGCNLVYILGFSFVRLTRNRVSWVKKMATKVTDNVMFSSGGFSSSGGSGSSGGSSGSFSGGGGSFGGGGASGSW, from the coding sequence ATGAATTTTATATTTTCAAGACTCCGCAGTGGGATCTTTGCCCTTTTGTTTTTAGGTTTTTTCCCCTTTGGACTATTTGCAAAAGAAATCCCGAACTTGGAAAGGCGAGTCACCTGGGAAGAAGGAACAATTCCAAAGGAAGAAGCAGAGCTTTTGGAGAACATTTTAAAGGAACACGAAGAAAAAACTTCTAACCAATTTGCAATACTCGTCGTACGTTCGTTAGATGGTGAAATATTAGAAGAATACAGTTTAAAAGTCTCCGAAAATTGGAAACTGGGACAAAAGGGGGTTGATAACGGAGTTCTCATTTTACTTGCAACAGAAGATAAAAAGGTTCGCATTGAAGTGGGTTATGGTTTGGAAGGAGTCCTAACGGATGTTTATTGCAAACGAATCATCCGAGACAAATTCATTCCTCAGTTTCGTAAAGGAGATTATGCAAAAGGAATTCGTTTAGGATTGGATGAGTTACTCACAACTGCATACCTGGGAAACACGCCAGAAGAACCTTCCTTATTCGAAAACTTTCAATCGTTTCGAGGTGTTGATTTCAAAGGCAATTGGTTTTTATACCCCGTGGGAATCTTATTTGTTTCCGTTCTCTTTATATTTGCGGTGATCACATCCTTTCACTATGAAGACACAGGCATTGGGATGTTTGTATTTGTTTTGGTGTTTTTCCAATGGTTGCCCACCATGTTTTTTGGCTATTACGCTTGGTTAGGTTGTAATTTGGTTTACATCCTCGGTTTTTCTTTTGTTCGCCTAACAAGAAATAGAGTGAGTTGGGTGAAAAAAATGGCAACAAAAGTAACGGACAATGTGATGTTTTCCTCTGGTGGCTTCTCAAGCAGTGGGGGGAGTGGTTCTTCTGGTGGGTCTAGTGGAAGTTTTAGCGGAGGAGGAGGGAGTTTTGGGGGAGGTGGTGCTAGTGGCAGTTGGTGA
- a CDS encoding shikimate kinase gives MMNIILIGARGAGKSKVSRSLSKQSEIPVVSTDSVAVYETGGIPIPKFVENNGWKAFRELEYSILQKLQNANGIILDCGGGILFDLDESGNEVLSERKLDLLRKIGRIVYLERGIEELVEKVKGDKTRPDLSKITTYRSILEKRLPVYQEAAHFKLNLTKLSKEEAAEKILDWIGIKSKSI, from the coding sequence ATGATGAACATCATCTTGATTGGCGCCAGGGGAGCGGGAAAATCAAAGGTTTCCCGTTCTCTTTCCAAACAATCAGAAATCCCTGTTGTTTCCACAGATTCCGTTGCCGTATATGAAACAGGCGGGATACCCATCCCCAAATTTGTGGAAAACAATGGTTGGAAGGCCTTTCGAGAATTAGAATATTCTATTTTGCAAAAACTTCAAAATGCGAACGGAATCATTTTGGATTGTGGTGGTGGGATTTTATTTGATTTGGATGAATCTGGAAACGAAGTTTTAAGCGAACGGAAATTAGACCTCTTACGAAAAATAGGCCGGATTGTTTACTTAGAACGAGGCATCGAAGAACTTGTGGAAAAAGTAAAGGGTGACAAAACAAGACCCGACCTTTCTAAAATCACGACTTACAGAAGTATTTTAGAAAAACGACTTCCCGTGTACCAAGAAGCGGCACATTTCAAACTGAATCTAACAAAACTTTCCAAAGAAGAAGCGGCCGAAAAGATTCTCGATTGGATTGGGATCAAATCCAAATCAATTTAG
- a CDS encoding helix-turn-helix domain-containing protein: MNIKPIKNKKDHLEALSEIEKLWDARKNTTEYDRLDILITLVDAYETKHYPIDDPDPIEALKSVMDDRNMKSVDLGNLIGGRSRATEILSRKRKLTLEMIRKINQNLGIPTDILVKEYKIKSSKTGRKRTPTVA; encoded by the coding sequence ATGAACATTAAACCTATTAAAAATAAAAAAGATCATTTAGAAGCACTTTCTGAGATAGAAAAACTCTGGGATGCTAGGAAAAATACAACTGAATACGACAGATTAGATATTTTAATTACCTTAGTCGATGCTTACGAAACTAAACACTATCCTATAGACGATCCAGATCCAATTGAAGCTTTAAAATCGGTCATGGATGATAGGAATATGAAAAGTGTTGATTTAGGAAATTTAATCGGCGGGCGAAGTCGTGCCACAGAAATCCTAAGTCGTAAAAGAAAGCTCACTTTAGAAATGATTAGAAAAATAAATCAAAACTTGGGAATTCCTACTGACATTCTTGTAAAAGAATATAAAATCAAATCTTCAAAGACAGGAAGAAAAAGAACGCCAACCGTGGCCTAA
- a CDS encoding HDOD domain-containing protein: MLKSKVDEVLQDVNKLPAISSVVSKVLEKLQKPDVEIADLAQEISKDPAITANVIKLSNSAYYRASKPIRTVQEALMTLGIKTVKEIVLLTAAKGILAQDLNSYQLEAAQLWTSSLLVAELSSKIVQHKKLKIDKDLAFTSGLLCSVGKIVLAQFFSPVMMQIKTDLKDNQEPFSTLEKKYFGYTHMEVSENLLKRWNFPPELTDVVANYLTPETSKVNPLLTSVVHLASILIVVSGIGIDIGGESVPISPFALSQTGVTDADIETYFVHIPDLQAGLADLLNV; encoded by the coding sequence ATGCTAAAATCAAAAGTTGATGAAGTATTACAAGACGTAAACAAATTACCGGCCATTTCATCGGTTGTATCCAAAGTTTTGGAAAAATTACAAAAACCAGATGTAGAAATTGCAGACTTAGCTCAGGAAATTTCGAAAGACCCTGCCATCACTGCGAACGTCATCAAACTCTCTAATTCTGCTTATTACCGTGCCTCAAAACCCATTCGTACTGTCCAAGAAGCACTGATGACACTCGGGATCAAAACCGTAAAAGAAATTGTCCTCCTCACGGCAGCGAAAGGAATTCTTGCCCAAGACCTCAATAGTTACCAATTAGAAGCTGCACAATTGTGGACGTCATCATTACTAGTGGCCGAACTTTCGAGTAAAATCGTACAACACAAAAAGTTAAAAATTGATAAAGACTTAGCATTTACTTCAGGTCTTCTCTGTAGTGTTGGAAAGATTGTCCTTGCTCAGTTTTTTAGCCCTGTGATGATGCAAATCAAAACAGACTTAAAAGACAACCAAGAACCATTCTCCACTCTAGAGAAAAAATACTTTGGCTACACGCATATGGAAGTTTCGGAAAACCTTTTAAAACGATGGAACTTCCCTCCAGAACTCACTGATGTCGTGGCAAATTACCTCACACCTGAAACATCGAAAGTCAATCCTCTACTCACGTCTGTTGTTCACCTTGCAAGTATCCTCATCGTTGTATCTGGGATTGGAATTGATATCGGTGGTGAATCGGTTCCCATTTCACCGTTTGCACTCAGCCAAACAGGTGTTACTGATGCAGATATTGAAACTTATTTTGTCCATATCCCAGATTTGCAAGCAGGCCTTGCTGATTTGTTGAATGTATAA
- the gltB gene encoding glutamate synthase large subunit, with protein sequence MSKSNQPPILPPLGPQAQGMYDPAMDKDSCGVGFIANFKGKRSRDIVDKGIRLMCNLEHRGAEGADPKTGDGAGIMINLPDAFFRKNLTFTLPKEGDYAVGFLFLPQNAEVRAAIENVIEKIIIDEGEEFLGFRDVPVNKEYAGVVASKTIPVFKQVFIGKKSKKIKTSDDFERKLFLIGRLIDRRIRAELKLDRSQYYVPSFSSRTIVYKGMLLGDQVKKFYEDLKSPDFTSAFCLTHTRFSTNTFPTWDLAHPYRQIAHNGEINTLRGNMNWMAARQMVMQSPLYGDELRRMLPIVMEGQSDTATFDTVLELLVMGGRSLPHAVMMMIPEAWSKNKAMDADRRAFYEYHATFMEPWDGPAAIAFTDGRIIGATLDRNGLRPARYIVTKDDEVIMSSEAGVLNLPPEEVLVQDRLRPGRMLLIDMEKGQILDDEEIKKQISTQKPYRKWVEDNMIRLGSLPDPENVKQPQHETILERQRAFGYTHEDVFTLIKPMGVSGEEPVGSMGVDSSLAVLSEKPQPLFRYFKQNFAQVTNPPIDPIREELVMELTTYIGPEGNLLSEEPEHAHRLELEHPILTNEDFEKIKQISEGHFKAKTFEILFDPSKKHDMRNSLDRVCADAAKAIREQGVNLIILTDHAVGEKKAAIPSLLAVAGLHHYLIREGLRTKAGIVLESGEPREVAHFALLCGYGANAINPYLAFETIADLSLQGLLPEVPDYKEAKKKYIKSIGKGLFKVFSKMGISTLQSYCGAQIFEAVGLDSELVNTYFAGTQSRIEGLSLEMLEEETVRRHKAAYDPTFFPNNLEPGGVHYYRKNGDSHLYTPITVHKLQKATQENDYKTFKEFSALIDNQNERAITLRSLFQLDYDGSKAIPIEEVESVKSILKRFQTGAMSHGSISWEAHTTLAIAMNRIGAKSNTGEGGEDPVRFKTLPNGDSMRSAIKQVASARFGVTMEYLTNADDIQIKMAQGAKPGEGGQLPGHKVDKYIGWLRYSTPGVTLISPPPHHDIYSIEDLKQLIFDLKNSNPRARISVKLVSESGVGTVAVGVAKAHADHILIAGHEGGTGASPISSIHHAGTPWELGLSETHQTLVANGLRDRVYLAVDGKLLTGKDVVVGALLGAEEFGFSTSALVSVGCIMMRKCHLNTCPVGVATQDEFLRSKFTGKPEHVVNFMTFVAEEVREIMAKLGFRTFEEMIGQVEKIKFKRPHHHWKARGLDFSKVLHRPNPVFPTGLYRAKEQNHHLDEQIDNELIRKSLAAIDHKQPVKIQTTIVNLNRSVGTMLSHEVTKKYGVDGLAEDTIDIEFTGTAGQSFGAFVTKGMTLRLVGEGNDYVGKGLCGGKLIFQTPKSAPYKAEENIVIGNTCFIGATGGHAYVNGMAGERFCVRNSGAHVIVEGTGDHGCEYMTGGRVIILGEIGRNFAAGMSGGIAYLWDPKKNKESLINKEMVDLDPLTDAAEIAEIKKMVEDHKKYTGSKRAEEVLNQWDEVVKQMIKVIPRDYKKALEKMASENGSGKQNKEGVTARG encoded by the coding sequence ATGTCAAAATCTAACCAACCACCCATCCTTCCGCCGCTCGGCCCACAGGCCCAAGGTATGTATGATCCTGCCATGGACAAAGACTCCTGTGGTGTTGGTTTTATCGCAAATTTTAAGGGCAAACGTTCCCGTGACATCGTAGACAAAGGGATCCGCCTGATGTGTAACCTCGAACATAGAGGGGCCGAAGGAGCCGATCCAAAAACGGGAGATGGTGCGGGGATTATGATCAATCTCCCCGATGCTTTTTTCCGAAAAAATCTAACCTTCACCTTACCAAAAGAAGGTGATTATGCCGTTGGATTTTTATTTTTACCACAAAATGCAGAAGTAAGAGCTGCGATTGAAAACGTAATCGAAAAAATCATCATTGATGAAGGAGAAGAATTCCTTGGATTCCGTGATGTGCCAGTGAACAAAGAGTATGCGGGCGTTGTGGCTTCCAAAACCATCCCTGTCTTCAAACAAGTGTTCATCGGAAAAAAATCGAAAAAAATCAAAACCTCTGATGATTTTGAAAGAAAACTTTTCCTTATCGGACGACTCATCGACAGACGAATCCGTGCGGAACTGAAACTCGATCGTTCCCAGTATTATGTACCTAGTTTTTCTTCCCGTACCATCGTTTACAAAGGGATGTTACTTGGAGACCAAGTGAAAAAGTTCTATGAAGACCTCAAGTCACCTGACTTCACTTCAGCGTTTTGTCTCACTCATACAAGGTTTTCCACAAACACCTTCCCTACTTGGGACTTGGCTCACCCTTACCGCCAAATCGCTCATAATGGTGAGATCAATACTTTACGTGGGAATATGAACTGGATGGCGGCTCGCCAGATGGTCATGCAATCACCGTTATATGGTGATGAACTGAGAAGGATGCTTCCGATTGTGATGGAAGGCCAATCAGATACGGCAACATTTGATACAGTTCTCGAACTACTTGTGATGGGGGGAAGGTCATTACCACACGCGGTGATGATGATGATCCCAGAAGCTTGGTCCAAAAACAAAGCAATGGACGCCGACAGACGTGCGTTCTACGAATACCACGCAACCTTTATGGAACCATGGGATGGTCCTGCTGCCATTGCCTTTACTGATGGAAGGATCATTGGTGCCACTCTTGACCGTAATGGATTAAGACCTGCTCGTTACATTGTCACAAAAGATGATGAAGTGATCATGTCTTCCGAAGCGGGGGTTTTAAACCTTCCACCAGAAGAAGTGCTTGTACAAGACAGACTTCGCCCAGGAAGGATGCTTCTCATCGATATGGAAAAAGGCCAAATCCTAGATGATGAAGAAATCAAAAAACAAATCTCAACCCAAAAGCCATACCGCAAATGGGTAGAAGACAATATGATCCGATTGGGGTCGCTCCCTGATCCTGAAAACGTCAAACAACCGCAACACGAAACTATTTTAGAACGACAAAGAGCGTTTGGATACACACACGAAGATGTATTCACTCTCATCAAACCAATGGGAGTTTCGGGAGAAGAACCGGTTGGTTCCATGGGTGTGGACTCCTCCCTTGCAGTACTTAGCGAAAAACCACAACCCCTCTTCCGTTATTTCAAACAAAACTTTGCACAGGTGACAAACCCACCGATTGATCCAATCCGTGAAGAACTTGTGATGGAACTCACGACTTACATTGGGCCAGAAGGGAACCTTCTTTCTGAAGAACCAGAACATGCCCATAGGCTTGAATTGGAACACCCGATCCTCACCAATGAAGATTTTGAAAAGATCAAACAAATCAGTGAAGGACATTTCAAAGCAAAAACCTTTGAAATCTTATTTGATCCATCCAAAAAACATGATATGCGTAACTCGCTCGACAGAGTGTGTGCCGATGCGGCAAAAGCCATCCGAGAACAAGGGGTCAACCTCATCATCCTAACCGACCATGCTGTGGGTGAAAAAAAGGCTGCCATTCCTTCGTTACTTGCTGTGGCGGGACTCCATCATTACCTCATCCGTGAAGGACTTCGCACAAAAGCAGGGATTGTTTTGGAATCTGGGGAACCGAGAGAAGTGGCCCACTTTGCCTTGTTATGCGGATATGGTGCCAATGCCATTAACCCTTACTTAGCGTTCGAAACCATAGCAGACTTATCCCTCCAAGGATTATTGCCAGAAGTTCCAGACTACAAAGAAGCCAAAAAGAAATACATCAAATCCATTGGGAAAGGACTTTTTAAAGTATTTTCGAAAATGGGAATCTCCACATTACAATCGTACTGCGGTGCTCAAATTTTTGAAGCAGTGGGTCTTGATTCTGAACTCGTGAATACATACTTTGCGGGAACACAATCCAGAATCGAAGGATTGTCCCTTGAGATGTTGGAAGAAGAAACTGTTCGTCGCCACAAAGCGGCTTACGATCCAACTTTTTTCCCAAATAACTTGGAACCAGGTGGAGTGCATTACTACCGTAAAAATGGGGATAGCCATCTTTACACTCCCATCACTGTTCATAAATTACAAAAAGCAACCCAAGAGAACGACTACAAAACCTTCAAAGAGTTTTCGGCCCTCATCGACAACCAAAACGAAAGAGCGATCACACTCCGAAGTTTGTTCCAGTTGGACTATGATGGTTCCAAAGCGATTCCAATTGAAGAAGTGGAATCGGTAAAATCCATCCTCAAACGTTTCCAAACAGGAGCGATGAGCCATGGTTCCATTTCTTGGGAAGCACACACGACACTTGCGATTGCCATGAACCGAATTGGTGCCAAATCCAATACGGGAGAAGGTGGCGAGGATCCAGTTCGATTCAAAACCCTTCCCAATGGCGATAGCATGCGATCGGCGATCAAACAAGTTGCTTCGGCAAGGTTTGGGGTCACCATGGAATACCTCACCAATGCCGATGACATCCAAATCAAAATGGCACAGGGCGCAAAACCAGGAGAAGGTGGACAATTACCAGGCCACAAGGTAGACAAATACATTGGATGGTTACGTTACTCCACACCAGGTGTGACTCTTATCTCCCCTCCTCCTCACCATGACATTTATTCAATCGAAGATTTAAAACAGCTCATCTTCGATTTAAAAAACTCAAACCCAAGAGCTCGGATCTCAGTCAAACTCGTTTCGGAATCCGGAGTGGGAACAGTGGCAGTAGGTGTGGCCAAAGCACATGCGGATCATATCCTCATTGCAGGTCACGAAGGGGGAACAGGAGCAAGTCCGATTTCTTCCATCCACCATGCAGGAACTCCTTGGGAACTAGGACTTTCCGAAACCCACCAAACACTGGTTGCAAACGGCTTACGTGATCGTGTGTACCTTGCAGTGGATGGAAAACTCCTCACTGGAAAAGATGTGGTTGTCGGAGCCCTACTTGGTGCCGAAGAATTTGGATTTTCCACATCGGCACTTGTGTCAGTGGGTTGTATCATGATGCGGAAATGCCATCTGAATACTTGCCCAGTGGGTGTTGCCACCCAAGATGAATTCTTAAGAAGTAAGTTCACAGGAAAACCTGAGCACGTTGTGAACTTTATGACCTTTGTCGCAGAAGAAGTGCGTGAGATCATGGCAAAACTTGGTTTCAGGACATTTGAAGAAATGATTGGCCAAGTGGAAAAAATCAAATTCAAACGACCGCACCACCATTGGAAGGCTCGTGGGCTTGATTTTAGTAAGGTGCTCCATAGGCCAAACCCTGTTTTCCCAACAGGGCTCTATCGTGCCAAAGAACAAAACCACCACTTGGATGAACAGATTGATAACGAACTGATTCGCAAATCCCTTGCGGCGATTGACCACAAACAACCTGTAAAAATCCAAACTACCATTGTGAACCTAAACCGATCTGTCGGGACAATGCTTAGCCACGAAGTCACTAAAAAATATGGTGTGGATGGACTCGCTGAAGACACCATCGACATCGAATTCACAGGGACCGCAGGACAGTCGTTTGGTGCCTTTGTTACCAAAGGGATGACACTACGCCTAGTGGGTGAAGGAAACGATTATGTAGGAAAAGGACTTTGTGGTGGAAAACTTATCTTCCAAACTCCAAAGTCAGCTCCTTACAAAGCAGAAGAAAATATCGTGATCGGTAACACTTGTTTTATCGGTGCCACTGGCGGACATGCCTATGTGAATGGAATGGCGGGAGAACGTTTCTGTGTGAGAAACTCAGGCGCTCATGTCATTGTGGAAGGAACAGGTGACCATGGTTGTGAATACATGACCGGGGGACGAGTGATCATCCTTGGTGAGATTGGTCGTAACTTTGCTGCGGGTATGTCTGGTGGGATTGCCTACCTTTGGGATCCAAAGAAAAACAAAGAATCTCTCATCAACAAAGAGATGGTCGACTTAGATCCGTTAACTGATGCAGCAGAAATTGCAGAAATCAAAAAAATGGTGGAAGACCATAAAAAATATACAGGTTCCAAACGTGCAGAAGAAGTTCTAAACCAATGGGATGAAGTCGTAAAACAAATGATCAAGGTGATTCCGAGAGATTATAAAAAAGCCCTAGAAAAAATGGCTTCTGAAAATGGATCGGGAAAACAAAATAAAGAGGGGGTAACAGCTCGTGGGTAA
- a CDS encoding type II toxin-antitoxin system HigB family toxin yields MRVISRKILRDFYSIPKYSDSKIPIEVWFKETSKAFWKSPSDIKEKYRNASFLKDNRIIFNIHGNKYRLIVKIHYNLQTVFIRFIGTHEQYDKIDAEVI; encoded by the coding sequence GTGAGGGTTATTTCAAGAAAAATATTGAGAGATTTCTACTCTATACCTAAATACTCTGATTCTAAAATTCCGATCGAAGTTTGGTTTAAAGAGACTTCGAAAGCTTTCTGGAAATCACCTTCCGATATTAAAGAAAAATACAGAAATGCTAGTTTCCTTAAGGATAATAGAATCATTTTCAATATTCATGGAAACAAATACAGGCTAATTGTGAAAATTCATTACAATCTACAAACTGTATTTATAAGGTTTATAGGAACTCACGAACAATATGATAAAATCGATGCTGAGGTGATTTAA
- a CDS encoding glutamate synthase subunit beta: MGKPTGFLEFKKEYLQKIEPKERVKNYKEFEKPFPEAVAKDQGARCMDCGIPFCHGDTGCPVDNLIPEFNDFVYRGRWKEAWENLSKTNNFPEFTGRLCPAPCESACTLGIIEPPVSIKSIERTIIDRAWEEGWVIPQTPASKSGKKVAVVGSGPAGLAAGQQLARAGHTVTIFEKNDRIGGLLRYGIPDFKMEKRHIDRRMKQMEAEGVTFKTNVNVGVDITAKQLLADFDAVVLACGSEVPRDLPVEGRNHKGVHFAMEFLTKNNKHVAGDAIEIINAKDKHVIVIGGGDTGSDCVGTSNRHGAKSVTQIELFPEPPKDRDKSTPWPLYPKMLRTSTSHEEGVSRKWAVSTMGFKSNDKGEVTAIYGSEVKEENGKFIPVPGTEFEWPADLVFLAMGFVNPVKEGLLADLQKEGLELDGRGNVKAEFGTKAGSFATTVPKVYACGDVRRGQSLIVWAISEGRKCADQVHQFLTSEVEA, translated from the coding sequence GTGGGTAAACCAACAGGATTTTTAGAATTTAAAAAAGAATACCTTCAAAAGATTGAACCGAAGGAAAGGGTCAAAAACTACAAAGAGTTTGAAAAACCTTTCCCTGAGGCTGTTGCCAAAGACCAAGGGGCTCGTTGTATGGACTGCGGGATTCCGTTTTGCCATGGCGATACTGGTTGCCCTGTCGACAACCTCATCCCAGAATTCAATGACTTTGTCTACCGAGGTCGATGGAAAGAGGCTTGGGAAAATTTATCCAAAACGAATAACTTCCCCGAGTTTACAGGAAGGTTATGCCCTGCTCCTTGTGAGTCCGCTTGTACCCTTGGGATCATTGAACCACCTGTATCCATTAAATCCATTGAACGAACCATCATTGACCGTGCTTGGGAAGAAGGATGGGTCATCCCACAAACACCTGCTTCCAAATCAGGGAAAAAAGTGGCTGTTGTCGGATCAGGACCTGCAGGTCTTGCCGCAGGACAGCAGTTAGCTCGTGCAGGTCACACGGTTACTATCTTTGAAAAAAATGATCGAATCGGTGGCCTACTCCGTTACGGAATCCCTGATTTTAAAATGGAAAAAAGACATATCGACCGCCGTATGAAACAAATGGAAGCGGAAGGTGTGACCTTTAAAACCAATGTCAATGTGGGCGTTGATATCACCGCCAAACAACTTTTAGCTGATTTTGATGCAGTGGTTCTTGCCTGTGGATCGGAAGTTCCAAGAGACTTACCAGTAGAAGGCCGTAACCACAAAGGTGTCCATTTTGCGATGGAGTTCTTAACTAAGAACAACAAACACGTGGCAGGTGATGCGATTGAAATCATCAATGCAAAAGACAAACATGTTATCGTGATTGGTGGTGGAGATACGGGATCAGATTGTGTGGGAACTTCCAATAGACACGGCGCCAAATCCGTCACTCAAATTGAACTTTTTCCTGAACCTCCAAAAGACCGCGACAAGTCCACTCCTTGGCCTTTGTATCCTAAGATGCTTCGCACTTCCACCTCCCATGAAGAAGGTGTGAGTCGCAAATGGGCCGTTTCCACAATGGGATTTAAGTCCAATGACAAAGGCGAAGTCACTGCGATTTATGGTTCCGAAGTGAAAGAAGAAAATGGAAAGTTCATCCCTGTTCCTGGGACCGAATTTGAATGGCCTGCTGATCTTGTCTTTTTAGCGATGGGATTTGTGAACCCTGTCAAAGAGGGATTACTTGCTGACCTACAAAAAGAAGGTTTAGAGCTGGATGGTCGTGGGAATGTGAAAGCCGAATTTGGAACAAAAGCAGGATCATTTGCGACCACCGTTCCCAAAGTCTATGCTTGTGGTGACGTCAGACGAGGACAATCCCTCATTGTTTGGGCGATTTCGGAAGGACGTAAATGCGCCGACCAAGTGCACCAATTCCTCACATCGGAAGTAGAAGCGTAA